TGTATCCCCTGGCTCTAACTGCACCTGAGCGTCTTCATACTGACTATTGGCATCTAACCCAATTAACATCCCCAAGGTATCTAAGCGGGAGACAGTTTTTGTGGCTGCGTGCCACCACAAAGGTGGATTATGGGCTGCATTGCTATAAGACAAAAGACGTTGTTGAGGATTATATTCTGAATAAAATAGCGTAATGAAGCGGTGAGAATTTTCCAAATCCGCATACATGACTCGGTTGAGGTTCTGCAAAATCGCTGCTGGCGAGTTACCGTGTAAAACTTCTCCCCTCAGCATACCCCGCATCATGGTCATAATTAACCCTGCCGGTACGCCTTTACCCATAACATCGCCTATCACCAAACCCCATCGACCAGAATCTTCATTGACTATGTTGTGTGGATAGATTTGACTATGGCTGGTGGGAATAAAATCATAATAATCTCCGCCCACACGATTGGCGGGTCTGCAGCGTGCTGCTACACTAGCACCAGGAATATAAGGACATTGACGGGGTAGTAACCGCCTTTGAATCTCCGCACCAATTTCTAATTCTTGGTCTAGGCGTTCTTTCTTTTTCAGTTCTACGGCTAGTTCGTCGTTTTCAATCGCAACTGCGGTTTGGTCTGCTACTAACCGCACTAACTTTTGTCGAGTTTCTGTCCAGCTATATTCAGGATCACGGCTTAATACATACAACCAACCCCGTTCTGTATGCTTTACCAAAATTGCCGTGCCGAAGATTTGTACATCTGGCCCCAAGTAACGGTGCATCTGGTCATCTAACATGCCTGTGGCGGTCGCTAGAGGGGCGCTGCTGGGCAGAAGTGTGATTTGACTACTAGCTGTTTCTAAAGCTTTGCGGATGTTTTTGCGCTGGCGGC
Above is a genomic segment from Nostoc sp. MS1 containing:
- a CDS encoding PP2C family protein-serine/threonine phosphatase, which codes for MPQFPSQPTDNNNSATTDVTPVVALKELVSRLHREQNKIQDLLSSLGFALRSFNNLNQFLELIPLMATRVTDADGSALFLYKPNGQVRLEQLHWQDSRQRKNIRKALETASSQITLLPSSAPLATATGMLDDQMHRYLGPDVQIFGTAILVKHTERGWLYVLSRDPEYSWTETRQKLVRLVADQTAVAIENDELAVELKKKERLDQELEIGAEIQRRLLPRQCPYIPGASVAARCRPANRVGGDYYDFIPTSHSQIYPHNIVNEDSGRWGLVIGDVMGKGVPAGLIMTMMRGMLRGEVLHGNSPAAILQNLNRVMYADLENSHRFITLFYSEYNPQQRLLSYSNAAHNPPLWWHAATKTVSRLDTLGMLIGLDANSQYEDAQVQLEPGDTVVYYTDGLTDAAAASGDRFDEENFVTAFNTACRYCNGPEEIVDYLFDQVQQFIGDDRQNNDDMTLVVLQIE